In a genomic window of Chrysemys picta bellii isolate R12L10 chromosome 1, ASM1138683v2, whole genome shotgun sequence:
- the UPK3A gene encoding uroplakin-3a isoform X2, producing the protein MAWQDRTSATESAPLPLPVLVLASTVNSAVTDNSSKPLNTTFQDTNGGQLGPYRAALFNVPNCASPPLLADVVNVKKVSDVLKQYLFRVGDDVTCLYDPNFPGACNPPLADDTTYRFKYLLVDVVAGVVKDQTLWSDPMKTSRVKQASTIDTWPGRRSGGMIVITSILSTLMFLLVVGFLASIFFFVMAEGEASTETTHESQTTQQGVPRSQGSSEGVNQ; encoded by the exons ATGGCTTGGCAGGACAGAACCAGTGCTACAGAAAGTGCTCCCCTCCCACTACCAGTGCTGGTCTTGG CAAGCACTGTAAACTCAGCTGTGACTGACAACAGCAGCAAACCTCTCAACACCACTTTCCAAGACACCAACGGAGGACAACTTGGACCTTACAGGGCTGCATTGTTTAATGTGCCCAATTGTGCATCGCCCCCCCTGCTGGCTGATGTTGTAAATGTGAAAAAAGTTTCAGATGTCTTGAAACAATACCTCTTCAGAGTGGGAGACGATGTGACTTGTTTATATGACCCAAACTTCCCCGGTGCCTGTAACCCTCCTCTTGCCGATGATACAACCTACAG GTTTAAGTACCTCTTAGTAGATGTGGTTGCAGGTGTTGTGAAAGACCAAACTCTCTGGTCTGATCCAATGAAAACCAGTAGGG TAAAACAGGCTTCAACAATTGATACCTGGCCTGGGCGAAGGAGTGGAGGAATGATTGTCATCACCTCAATCTTAAGCACTCTTATGTTCCTTCTAGTTGTTGGATTTCTTGCCTCCATATTCTTCTTTGTCAT GGCAGAAGGAGAGGCATCCACAGAGACCACACATGAGTCTCAGACTACCCAGCAGGGTGTACCAAGATCTCAGGGTAGCTCTGAGGGAGTGAACCAGTGA
- the UPK2 gene encoding uroplakin-2 encodes MKLIQLICFAGCLGIGWAVQLSSLDKISLDFFPNASVILAARMSSSFIVNIPKCISSSQFTPTTIRPAVAAVGDKVALPAVTDTDQIKSLYSSSTAQVYFAGEFKSVSCRIARDLVSMDIDDGNYKLITVVGYQVGVEVCEKPKDPFCNRALQPSSIYRVNFFILDENAVIRAHTGWSDAIQTNNVTSFSAYDGSFLGRAGGMIVITVLLSVGMFVLVVGLIVAAALGGKKS; translated from the exons ATGAAGCTAATTCAGCTGATTTGCTTTGCTGGCTGCCTTGGAATAGGATGGGCTGTTCAACTGTCCAGTTTAGACAAAATCT CACTAGATTTCTTTCCAAATGCGAGCGTGATTTTAGCAGCAAGAATGAGTTCATCtttcattgttaatattcctaAGTGTATTTCTTCCTCTCAATTCACACCCACCACGATTAGACCAGCAGTAGCGGCTGTTGGTGATAAAGTTGCTTTGCCAG CTGTGACAGACACCGATCAGATCAAATCCCTCTACTCTTCCTCTACTGCCCAAGTTTACTTTGCGGGAGAATTCAAGAGTGTCTCATGTAGAATAGCCAGGGATCTTGTGAGCATGGACATTGATGATGGGAACTACAAGCTGATCACAGTCGTAGGCTACCAGGTGGGGGTAGAAGTCTGTGAAAAACCTAAAGACCCCTTCTGCAATCGAGCCCTTCAGCCATCGTCGATTTACAG GGTAAATTTCTTTATTTTGGATGAAAATGCGGTAATAAGAGCTCACACAGGCTGGTCAGATGCCATACAAACAAACAATG TGACAAGCTTCTCGGCATATGATGGATCATTCTTAGGGCGGGCCGGAGGAATGATAGTGATCACGGTACTGCTTTCTGTTGGTATGTTCGTGCTGGTGGTTGGCTTAATTGTGGCAGCAGCtcttggaggaaaaaaatcataa